From the genome of Paracholeplasma manati:
TGATGAGAATCGCCATCACGGCGATGGCCAGTATTTCAGTACCTTTTGCCATCCCTAAAGCGAGGGGTATCGCACCAATGGATGCTTGAACGGTCGCTTTTGGTATATAGGAAATAACCATAAACAGTTTTTCCTTCTTTGTGGTATTCGATTGAATCGTACAAACCCAAACACCCAATAAACGAATGATCAGCACGCTAACGATTAACCCTAGACCAATGAACCCGATGGTTGGTATCACAGAGATATCTAACGCTGCACCGACCAAAACAAACAACAACATTTCGGCAAACAACCAAATCTTCTCGTATTTTTTTAACAACCGACTAGATAATATCGGATAGTCTTGATAAATCATCAATGCTAAAGAAACAATCGAGAGTAATCCTGAATAATATAATGCATTTTCTAACGATATGAGGACTAGAGAAAGCCCTATGATGATCAACACTTTAATGGTATCTCTGATGTGCACTTTTTTGAAAAAGATCACCAGTAGTTTGCCCAACAATAAACCATAGACCACACCTAAGATGACCTTAAGTGGTAAAAAAACAACATCCACCACTTGAAATGTCCCGGTTTGATATATAGATATACCAATTGTGAATAACAAAATGACATAAATATCATCGGCAGACGCCCCTGCCATCACCATATCCGGAATACCGTGTTTCGAACCGTATTTTCGTTCTATCAAATGAAGCATTCGTGGCACGATGACCGCTGGCGATACAGCTGCCAAAATCGTCCCTAAGATGAACCCATCTAACCATGTCCAACCCAGCATAAAATGTGCGAATAAAACCGAACCAACAATCTCAAAAGTAGCTGGTAAAAAAGTCAGTAAAATGGCGATTCTACCCTGTTTAATGATTTTATGAATATCCAGTGATAAACCTGCTCGAATGAGGATAATGACCAAGGCAAGTGTCCTTAAATCACTGGATATCAACAATAGATTCGAATCCATTTGATTCAAAACATGTGGTCCTAAAACAATCCCTGTTATAATAAACCCAATCAGGGTTGGTAACTGGATTTTTTTGAATAAGGCGGCCAAAACCAAGCCCATGAGTAAGAGTAAACCTAAAGATAATAACATAAGAACCTCCATAAAAATAAAACTTCCACAACCAAAAAAGTTGTAGAAGTCATCAGCGAACGCGGTTTAAGTCCTTAGACTATGGGAGTACTTCATTCCCAAAGATAGGATAATCTAAATAAACAAAGATGTCAAACACAATCAACATAAAACCATTTAAGGGGTGGTCACGACAATGTCAAAAGGATAATCAAAGGGCATATCACTCGCATATAAATA
Proteins encoded in this window:
- a CDS encoding cation:proton antiporter — translated: MLLSLGLLLLMGLVLAALFKKIQLPTLIGFIITGIVLGPHVLNQMDSNLLLISSDLRTLALVIILIRAGLSLDIHKIIKQGRIAILLTFLPATFEIVGSVLFAHFMLGWTWLDGFILGTILAAVSPAVIVPRMLHLIERKYGSKHGIPDMVMAGASADDIYVILLFTIGISIYQTGTFQVVDVVFLPLKVILGVVYGLLLGKLLVIFFKKVHIRDTIKVLIIIGLSLVLISLENALYYSGLLSIVSLALMIYQDYPILSSRLLKKYEKIWLFAEMLLFVLVGAALDISVIPTIGFIGLGLIVSVLIIRLLGVWVCTIQSNTTKKEKLFMVISYIPKATVQASIGAIPLALGMAKGTEILAIAVMAILITAPIGALLIDQTQYRLLAIENT